The genomic window CCCGGACTCGCCCGCAGGTGGATCCGCTTGTATTCCTTCGACGCCGGCCCGTGCACCTCGCGCACCACCCGCTTGAACGACAGATACTTCTCGTACGCCGGTCCATACGCCGTCGCGCGGGCCGTCTTTGCGTTCGCCAGCGACGTGTTGGCCTCGACCGATTCGCGGATTTCCTTGATCACCTGGGGCGCGCTCTGGCCGAATTCGCCCGTCACGATGTCGTCGGCCCACGGCGCGCCGAGGTGATCGTCCACCGCGTCGAGCAGGTCCTCGAGCGCGTTCACCTTGTCCGTATCGGTCGGCTGCCGCTTCAGGGTATCCGGCACCGAGAGCGTCGGCACGTACGCCAATGCAATCGCGCGCGCCTCGCGATAAGGCTGGTCGATCGCCACGAGCGCCGCATTCGCCTCCGCGCCCTCCTTGCCCGCCGCGCTCTCCCCCGCGAGGACGGACTTGTGCGCGGCGAGAAACGCCTCGCCCGCCCCCTTCAGCACGTCCCCATACACCCGCGACACCACCGGCCGCGCATTCATGTCCTCGCCGAGCTCCTGGCAACGCGTGAGCAACCGATAGAACCGCTTGTAGTCAATCGCACCCATCAGAACATCCTCCCGACCAAACAGCGTGTGCTGGTTCGGTGTGGACGGTACCAGAAAATCCGTGAGCCGGGCGGCAGAACCGTGCTGCTGTACACGATGGGCGTGGAGGCGTACCCGAAGGCGGGGCGGACGTGCAGGAGGCGAGGCGGGGCGCGGAGGAGCGAAGCGCGGGCGCGCGCGAGGAAAAAACTCGTCCGTGGGAGCAAAACGCTCGGAGGTGAGGAGCAAAACGCAAACGCGCAGGAAGGAAACGCAAACCCGTAGGAGCGAACCGCAAACCCGTAGGAGGGTTGGCGTGTGATGTAGCTACCTTTACTCGATGTGCAGGAAGCAACCGCGCGGGGGCGAGGAGCAACGGCACGGGCGTTCGAAGGGCCGGCGCGTCGGTTTCGTGTGGTCGTTTTCGTGAAGGGCGAGGGCGATGGCGTGTGGTCCGGGGCGCTTCGGGAGGGGCGGCGGGAGGGGCGGGTTGACCGAGGGAGTGTGGGTGGGGTAACGTGGCGGGAGTTTCGGGGGAGGCGTGGATGCGCGCTCGACTGCTTCTTCTGCTCGGGGTTGCTACGATGGTGATGGGGTGCAGGCACGCGACCACGCCAGACTGCAAGAGCCCCGCGTGGTGTGCGGAGCAGACCCCATTGTGCCACAACAGTTGCGGCAACCGAGGCGCCGCGCCGAATTGCAGCTCGTGTTGCGAGGAGATGCGCAAGCGCTGCGAGAACTGCGAAGGGCCCTTCAACTTCGGCGACTGCGATTGACCTTCGAGGAATGCACCATGCGAACGTTACTCATCCTCATCGCCGCCGTCGCCGCCTCCGCCTGCGGGCGTTCGGAGTCCAACCAGTTCACGCTCGAAGCCGGAAAGGTCGCGCGCGTGGAGAGCTGTCACCTGCGGATGGACCATACGGTCCTCCGAGACGACGTCCATTATGCGGCGCTCGCGTACACGTGTGACGTGCCCGCGTCGGCCCTGAACGAGAAGAGCTGGTGGGGCGACAAGCCCCAGCCCCTGGGTTTCTCGATGAACTTGGGCGACTGCCTTCCGCTGGACACGGCCTATTATTGCGTGGAGGCGATCGAGGAGGGCAAGGCGTCGCTCGAGGCGACGTACAAGAAGCCGCGGAAGGCCGAGCAACACCTGGAGCGGATCCGGTAGCGTCCCCCGGAGGCGCTACCCCTCACGCACACCTGTCACACGTCCCGCGGAACTGGATCTCCAGCCCCTTCTTCCGCAGCGCCCGCGGGATCCCCCGCGTCGCCTTCACCTCGACGATCTCGTCCGGCAAACACGCCACCTCGCCGCAGCTGTTGCAGACGAAGTGCGGGTGCGTCCCGCTCTCGTGCTCGCCGCCTTCACGCACGAGCTCGAAGCGCCAGACGTGATCCCCCACGTCCGTGCGTCGCACGAGGCCGACCTCCGTCAGGTCGATCAGGTTGCGGTAGATCGTCGCGCGGTCCCAGCCCTCGGGCGCGAGCTCGGCGCAGAGGTCGCCGTGGCTCACGGGCGTCTTCTGCGCGAGCAGCCGGCGGAGCACGGCCAGGCGCGGCGCCGTCGCCCGCAAGCCCTTGTTCCGCACGAGCGACCGCAACTCGTCGATGCTGGGAGGTTCCGAGGGACGCGGCATGCCTTGTCCCTACCCCGACCTCGGCCCCGTCGCAATGGGGACAACGGAGAAGGCGCAACGCGGATGCTGTTGCAGATGTCCACCCCGTGTAAGGAGATGGCCCCCCTCGCCGTTCTTTCTGTCTCGAAGCCGCAGGAGGCGGTTTACCATCCCCAGATCGTTGGGGCGGGTCGTTCGTCGAAGGGCGTTCGGCGCGCCGCGCGCCGCCGGCTCCGCACGTAGAGGTCTCCCGATGAAAAAGATTCTGGCTCCGATCGCGCTGCTCCTGCTCTCGGGCTGCGCCAGCAAGGCCACGAGCTTCGTCAAGAGCGACACCACGCTCGGTCGCGTCGTCGTCTACCGCAACGGCATCGCCTACTTCGAACGTTACGCCGAGATCGACGGCGACGCGCTCCGTCTCAGCGTGCCCGGCGACAAGATCGACGATTTTCTGAAGTCACTCACCGTGACCGACGCGACCACGGGCAAACCCGCCCCGATCGCCTACCCGACCACCGGCCACGCGCTCGCCGGGCAAGAGCAGAACCAGCAACAAGCGCAGCAGAACGGGAGCGGAAACCTCGTCAACATGGAGATCCAGCTCCAGGGGCCACGACCACACAAGCTCCTGCTCTCGTACGTGACCGAAGCGCCGTCGTGGAAGCCGAGCTACCGCGTCTCCGTCGGCAAGGACGGCAAGATGAAGGTCGAGGCCTGGGCCATCGTCGACAACACCTCCGGCGAGGACTGGAACAAGGTCAAGCTCGGCGTCGGCTCGAGCTCGGCCCTGTCGTTCCGCTTCGATCTGCGCTCGGTCCGCATGGTCCAGCGCGAGACGCTCCAGTCGAACGATCTCTTCGCGCAAGCGCCGCCCATGGGCGGCTCGACCTACGCCGGGCAGCCGTTCGCCCCGGGCATGCCGGGCAAGGGCAACCGCGTGGTCGCCGAGCTCGACGACGCCAAGCTCGCCGCAGTGGACGCGCCGCGCGACGAGGAGCGAAACATGCCGGTCGCCAAGGCCAACAAACGCGGCATCGCGCAAGGCACGTTCGGCGGGCTCGGCGGCGGGCGCGCAGCAGGCGCCGCCGCGCCCACGAAGCCCGCGTCTCGACCGATGGAGCCGTGGGCGGAGACCAAACCGAAGGACGACTCGGGGCTCTCGCGGCTGGCGGCGCAGTACAGGAACTCGCGAAGGCAGGTGGTCGTGGAGGGCTTCGCCGACGGGCGCGACGGCGACAAGTACGGCGCTTCGCTCGATCGGGCGAACCGCGCGCGCGAGCAGCTCATCCGCGCCGGGCTCGATCCCTCGCAGGTCGTGGCCGTGGGCAACGGCATGCAAGCAGGCCGCGCAGGCGGCGTGCGGATCGTCGAGGCGCCGCCGGAAGAAGCACAACAAGCGCAGATGCAAAACACCGCGACGCTCGACCCAGGAAAGGCCGCGAGCGCCGAGCCGATCGGGACGTCGCACTTCGAGTCGCCCACGCCGATGACGGTGCCGCGTTTGATGAGCGCGATGGTGTCAATCCTGAACACGGAGACCGAAGGCGCCTTCGTGTATTTCTACGATCCCGAGAGCACGCGCGGAAATTCGGCGTTCCCGTTCCGCGCGGTGCGCCTCAAGAACCCGACGGACTCGGTGCTGGAGAGCGGGCCCGTGACGGTGTTCGGCGAGGGGCGGTTCATCGGCGAGGGCATGAGTGATCCGATCCCGGCGCGCTCGTTCGCGTTCGTGCCCTTCGCGCTCGATCGGCAGATCGTGGTGGAGCGCAAGGACGAGACGCGCGACGCGATCGCCCGCATCCTCAGCGTGCAGCGCGGCGTCTTCTCCACCGAGGTGAGGCACACGAAGAAGAAGACGCTCGTCATGACGAACCGCCTGCAGGACAAGGCGACGGTCTACGTGCGGCACACGGTCGCGCCCGGGTTCAAGCTGTCGAAGGCGCCGCCGTCGCAGGAGCGGTTCGGCGAGTCGTACCTCTTCAAGATCGAGATCCCCGCGGGCGCGAAGGTCGAGGTCGACATCGAGGAGGAGACGCCGCTCTTCAAGAGCACCGACATCCGGAGCAACGTCGGGATGGAGATGGTGCGCGTGCACCTCTCGTCCGCGGCCGTCGCGGGGCCGCTGAAGGAGTCGGTGACGAAGCTGCTCGATCTGCAGAAGGAGATGGCGAACCTCGAGCAACGCATCAGCTCGTCGCGCGAGCAGATGGCCGAATACCGGCAGCGGCTCGACGAGCTGCACGCGCAGATCGTGACGCTGAAGGTCGTGAAGAGCGGCGGGCCGCTCATGCAGAGCCTCGAAAAGAAGATGCAAGAGGTGAGCGACCGGATCTCGAAGGCCACGATCGATCTCGTGGCGCTGCAAGAGAAGCTCATGCTCGCCCGCATCCGCTTCCAGGACGGCGTCTCCGAGCTCTCGCTCGAGAAGGAGACGACGGGTGCGGACACGAAAGACCCTGCGGGGACGAAGATCTAACTCCGCCGGGGTGCTTGCCATCTTTACACCTTCTCCCGGAGGGCTGTACGCTCGCCCCTGACTCGCAAACAGGGACGGTGCACGGATGAACCCAGGCGGTTACGGTGGCGGCGGCGGCGGGGGATACCCGCCCGGCGGTGGTTATCCTCCCGGCGGTGGTGGGGCAATGCCGCCTCCTGGTGGTGGCGGAGGCTGGGGCGGTCCCCCGGGCGGCAGCGCGCCTCCTCCGGGCGGCGGCGGAGGTTGGGGACAACCTCCGGCCGGCGCCCCGGGCATGGGCGCTTATGCGCCGCCGCAGGGTGGTTATGGCCCGCCGCCCGGCGCGCCGATGGGCATGGGCGGGGGTTTCGCCGGCGGGATCGGCGGGCGCGTCGTGTTCAACGGCGACGGCGGCAAGCTCTTCGGCACGTACCTGCTCTTCGGGGTCGTGCCGGTGATCGCCGCGTACTTCGTCTTCGGCATCATCTACGGCATCGGGTTCGGCCTCGAGAGCGCGATCGGCACGGGCGGCATCGTGATGGCGCTGTTCTCGCTCATCGGCGGGCTCGTCCTGTTCGCCGGCGTGCTCGTGGCCTCGGTGCTCTTCGCGAACAAGTTCTACGGCTTCTATTA from Polyangium spumosum includes these protein-coding regions:
- a CDS encoding Fur family transcriptional regulator, with the translated sequence MPRPSEPPSIDELRSLVRNKGLRATAPRLAVLRRLLAQKTPVSHGDLCAELAPEGWDRATIYRNLIDLTEVGLVRRTDVGDHVWRFELVREGGEHESGTHPHFVCNSCGEVACLPDEIVEVKATRGIPRALRKKGLEIQFRGTCDRCA
- a CDS encoding DUF4139 domain-containing protein, with amino-acid sequence MKKILAPIALLLLSGCASKATSFVKSDTTLGRVVVYRNGIAYFERYAEIDGDALRLSVPGDKIDDFLKSLTVTDATTGKPAPIAYPTTGHALAGQEQNQQQAQQNGSGNLVNMEIQLQGPRPHKLLLSYVTEAPSWKPSYRVSVGKDGKMKVEAWAIVDNTSGEDWNKVKLGVGSSSALSFRFDLRSVRMVQRETLQSNDLFAQAPPMGGSTYAGQPFAPGMPGKGNRVVAELDDAKLAAVDAPRDEERNMPVAKANKRGIAQGTFGGLGGGRAAGAAAPTKPASRPMEPWAETKPKDDSGLSRLAAQYRNSRRQVVVEGFADGRDGDKYGASLDRANRAREQLIRAGLDPSQVVAVGNGMQAGRAGGVRIVEAPPEEAQQAQMQNTATLDPGKAASAEPIGTSHFESPTPMTVPRLMSAMVSILNTETEGAFVYFYDPESTRGNSAFPFRAVRLKNPTDSVLESGPVTVFGEGRFIGEGMSDPIPARSFAFVPFALDRQIVVERKDETRDAIARILSVQRGVFSTEVRHTKKKTLVMTNRLQDKATVYVRHTVAPGFKLSKAPPSQERFGESYLFKIEIPAGAKVEVDIEEETPLFKSTDIRSNVGMEMVRVHLSSAAVAGPLKESVTKLLDLQKEMANLEQRISSSREQMAEYRQRLDELHAQIVTLKVVKSGGPLMQSLEKKMQEVSDRISKATIDLVALQEKLMLARIRFQDGVSELSLEKETTGADTKDPAGTKI
- a CDS encoding DUF898 family protein; this encodes MNPGGYGGGGGGGYPPGGGYPPGGGGAMPPPGGGGGWGGPPGGSAPPPGGGGGWGQPPAGAPGMGAYAPPQGGYGPPPGAPMGMGGGFAGGIGGRVVFNGDGGKLFGTYLLFGVVPVIAAYFVFGIIYGIGFGLESAIGTGGIVMALFSLIGGLVLFAGVLVASVLFANKFYGFYYEALALDGQQCQYTGTPQELAKVMVLNTILTSVTCGIYTPWAIVRMKEFVHSKVLVGGQPNRLTFHGDPASLLGTYILGLILMYCTLGIYGPWFANNLFAFMWENTKLDGRGYQFRKDPGGFFGTYLLTVLFTYLSCGIYYPWGICNILKWEAERVA